The segment CAAATGTTATGACATTTGCATCAACACTAATTCCAATTCCGATAATTAAAGCGGCAATTGTAGCTGGTGAATATTCACCTCTAAGTACTGTAAACATTAAAAGTGTTAAGAAAATGTATAAAGCTATACTGATTGTGCTTAACGCGCCTAAAAGACCGTAGTTCACAATCATAAAAAGAGAAATTACAGAGAAAATAACAATACCAGCAATAATTGCATAATCAAACGCTGTGTTATTTAAGTTTGCATTTACATACACACTTGATAATAACTCTAAATCATAACTACTTAAACCAAAGTTGATTTTATTAGCTAATTTTTGAGCTTGAGCAGCTGTGAAATTACCATTAATAATAACTTCTTTTGAGTTAATTGGTGAATTTACAGAAGCTGAACTAATTAAGAAAAGTTCATTAACAGCAATAACATTTTCTTTTATAGCATTAGCTCTATATTGTTTTGTCCCATCAATTTCATATTCTTCATATGGTTTTTCATTAACGTGAATAAAGTTTCATAAGTTGTGATTTGCATTGTTTCATTCAACTGGAAACTCTGTTTTAGCAATATTTATAAGTTTCTCAATATCAAGTCACATTAACACTAAGTTTTGACCTGTCAATTGCTTATCTTGTTGTGATAAGTATTGGGTGGCTCTTGTTCATTCAGCCACTGCATCATTATCGCTTAATGTAATTTGAACTGATTCTTTACCATTTTGATTTGTGTACTTAGCACCATTTTGTTGAAATGGAGGAACTCAATTAATTGGTTCACCATTTTCTAATGAACCCTCTTCGGTGAATTTACCATTGTAAAAAAGAGGTTTCATATTAATGTCAGTAATGGTTAAAAGTGGTTTTTCAACAATTTCAGATTCGAATTCTTTTCTTTCTGCATCTGAAATTTCACCACTTTTTGTAATTCTAATTTTTCCATCACCTTCAGTTGAAACAGATATACCATTTAAACCTGTACCACCTGTAAGACGATTAAATAATGAAGTATTAACTTGTTCAGTTAAAGTTTTATCAGCATTTTGATTGGTTTTACTATCTTTAATTTGAACACGAACTTCAATACCACCACCATAATCTATCGACTTATTAACATTTTTGCTAACAAAAAAAACACTACCAAAAGTGATAGCTAAAAAAGTAGAAATAATAGTGATTGCACTAATTAATCATCTTTTTCAATTTGTAAGTGCAAAGAATTTTTTTATTCTTTCTATCATATTAATAAATATTACCATATTTTGAGCTTTTAATTAGTATTAAATATTACTCAAAAGAAGAGTTATTTATGCAATTTTTGTCTAATTAAATAGTCAATACCTTTGCTTGTAATTCTTCTTCCTCTAGAATTTTTTTCAATTAGCTTTAAATAAAGCAAAATAGGTTCAATTTCATTTATTATGTTCTCTTTTGAGTTCAGTAAAAGTCCGCAAAGTGTATCTAATGATACACATTTTTCTTCAAATCCATCTTTTAAAATGCTCATATATTCAATGTGATCTTTTGTGAGTCCAAATTCATATAAATCCAAATTCTTAAAGGTTTTCATGATAATTCTTTTGTCAATTTCTTTTTGCTCTTGTGAAATTGAAAAATCATTGATTCTTTTTAATAAATGATTAGCAAGTCTAGGTGTAGATCTTGAATATTCAGCAATTAAGCGGATAAGGTTTTCTTGAATTTCGATTTTGAGTGCATTTGAAGATTTTTGAATAATCTCTATCATATTTTCAAGTGTATATGATGAAAGTCTACATAAATAACCAAAGCGATCTTTAAAAGGCTGTACAATTTCATTTAATTTAGTTGTAGCACCAATTAATGTGAATGGTTTAAGCTTCATTCTCATTGCTTTACTATTGCCTTCTGCACCTATAATTAAGTCAAAAACGAAATCCTCCATTGCTGAATATAGGAATTCAACAACTCCTTTATTGATACTATGAATCTCATCAATAAAAACAATATCATTTTCTTTAAGTATTGATAAAATACTGATTAAATCAGACTTTTTCTCTATGTTTGACCCTTGCACATAGTGAATGTTATTATCCGATTCATTAGCGATAATAGTAGCAAGAGTAGTTTTTCCCATCCCAGGCATTCCATAAAAAAGAATATGATCAATTGGCTTATTTTGAACCTTAGCGCTTTTAATCATTACTTGTAGTGTTTTTTTAATTTTTTCTTGACCAATAAATTCTTTAAAATTAAGCGGCCTTAGATCCAAGTTCATTTTGACCCTTAGTTGCTATTATTTTAATGCTATCTTCAACCATTTGGTCAATATTAGTTTTTGTTTTTAAGTTTTCTAAAGCATATTCAATTTGTTTTTTCTTAAATCCTAATGTTTCAAGCGTTTTTGAAACTTCAGAGATGTTATTTAAATCTTCCTTAGTTTTTTTAGAAATATTAGAAGTAATTTTTGCTCATTTTCTTTGTAATTCATTGCAAATATTTTTTGCAACTTTTTCTGAAACGAAGTTAATGGTAGCAAGATCGCTTCATTTATCTTCAGCAATTCATGAAGCAACTAATTCTCATCCTTTATCAAGAATTGCCATAGCTATTTTTGGACCGACTTTGTCAATCGCGATTAAATCAACAAAAAGAAGTCTTTCCTTAAAATCTTTAAATCCATATGTGTTACATAAATAATCAGTTCTGTAATCATATAAATATAATTTGATTTTTTGTCCTACATTATAGCGAGATTCATTTGCTACATTAACAATGTGTCCTTCACCTTTATTTTCTAATATTAAGTTGTTAAAGTTTTTATATACAATTTCTCCAATTTTATAAAGTATCATTTTCTGCCTCCATCTTTAACATATAAAAATTGGAGAATTTGCTTAAAAAAGTACAAAAAATGAACAAAACCGTCGTTTTGTTCACATTAATGCATTTTATATTATTATTTAGCAATACGGTCTTGGTTTGCAACAAAACCAGCAACTTTTTGTCCTTTATAGAATCCACATTCTCTACATACAACGTGTTGTTCTTTCATCATTGTACAGTTTGGGCAAGCTACAAGGTTAGGCATTGTTAATGCACTGTGAGAATTTCTTTTGTGTTTACGTTGTTTAGAAGTCTTACGTTTAGGAACAATAGCCATTTTCACCTCCTTTAAAAATTTTCATGAAAATTTGTTTTCTCTATTATACTCAATATTTTTTAAACACTAAGTTTTTTAGTTAATAAAGATTGCTTTTTAATTTTATCAAATATAAAAAATAACAAAAATTTATTTTTTATACACAACAGTCATAGTTATAGGAGCATGATCGCTTATTTTTCTAACTATATTAAAATCTGAGTCAGAAGCAGTAGAATTTTCTTTTTTAAATAACTGACGGTATTTTAAGCGATCATATTTTTCCGAATATTTATTAAACATATTAACAATGTCATATTTAAAAAGTTCTTTGTACTGTTGTGAAGGATTTTCGTTTGCATCGATTACATCAAGTTTTTTACCTTCTATAAAAAGAAACTTGTCATATGGGTTTGCATAAGGGTTTGAACTACTTGATCCTAAACTAGTTTCATAAATTTCTAAATCAACTGAATTGTAGTAAGTTTGGTATTTATTAATATCTTCAAAGTGTTGAAAAATAGCATTATTATTAGGTTTAATATTTGTATCCCCGCCAAAAATAATAGTGGTTTCAGGATCGACATATTTTTTCACAAACTCAAATACTTGTGCAAGTCCAAAAGCTTCTGATACTTCTTGACTTCCTTGTCCTGATTTACTAATATTTACTCCTTGATAATTATCTGGCAGTTTTACATCACTTTCACCATTTTTAGAATTACTATCTGGTGAATCAAAGTGCGCAAAAATAGTAGCAACTTTAGCACCATTTACTTTGTTTTCAAAGTAGTTTATCATTGGAAATCTTGTATAAGTTGTATTTTTATCCGCACCAACAAATTTTATAGGTTGCTTAAATGACATTTGATTTTGAGTTAAACCATTAAAATTAATAGGTTTAAAAACATTTTGGTCATAAAGAACAGCAATTTGCTCTCTTGAGTTTTCAAAATCCGGATTAACTGCATCATTTTCATTTTGAATAATTGAAGCGTAATTATGCTTACTTTGAAGTTTGTTTAACCTTTCAACAATGTTTGCAACTTTATCTCCTGCTCCGTGATTAATTTCAGTTAAGCCAATAATTGAAGAATCTAAATTAGCAAGAATTTCAGTGATTCCTGTTACTTTTAATGAACCTTTATTTGAATTTTTACCACCATAATTAAGGATGTTTCAATGAGTTATGTTAAATCCTTCTTTATTCAATGAAATATTTTTATTTGTGGTGGTTTGCTCTGTTTTGAAAAATTTATCATAAACAAAATAACCACCAATTGCAATAGCAGCAATTGCTACTGAAGCAACTGAAGAAATTATTGGTGCTTTTTTCATTCTTTTCTTTTTCATTATTCCCCTTTTCTTTGTTTTCTAATAATACTAAATTTAGTATTATTTAATATATGTTTTTAAGAGAAAAAAGGCCACATGTAGGTATAGTTGTAGAATATAATCCCTTTCATAATGGGCACATTTATCAAATTGAACAAATTAAAAAAATGTTTCCAAATTGCAAAATAACTGTTGCAATGAGCTATAAATACTCTCAAAGAGGTGAAATAATCATAGCTCCTTGAAGAGTAAGAAAAAAATATGCTAAAAAATATGGTGTAGATAAATTTGTGAAGCTTCATACTGATATTTCAGCTCAAGCTGCTCATATTTTTGCATCTGAAGCTGTCTTAAAATTAGCTAAAAAAAGTATCAATTACTTAGTTTTTGGATCTGAAACCAACGATGTGGATTTATTTTTAAAAATTGCTAATTTAATTAAAAATAACTCAGATCAATACAACCTTCTTATTAAAAAATATTTAAAACAAAAAGGTAATTCTTTTCCTAGAGCAACTAATTTAGCTTTAAGCGAGCTTTCAGGAAGCAATATCACAATGCCTAATGACATTTTAGGTCTTGAATATGTCAAGACCATCGTTAATCACAATTTGGATATTACTCCAATTTCAATTTTAAGAACGATTGATTTTCATTCCGAAGAGACAAATAATCAATTTGCTTCAGCTTCAAAAATTCGTTCAATGCTTGTAAACGGTGAAGATATTTCTCCTTTTACCCCTATACCTAGGTATAAAATGACTTCTAAAAATATTAGTGATACTTACAAAAAGTTCCAAAAAATTGTTATCAATACTCAAAAAGAAAAGCTCGCAAAAATGAAGATGATCACTGAGGGAATGGAAAATTTATTTAAGAAAAACATTCATTTAGAAACTTATGAAGAGTTTGTAGAAGCCTGCGTTTCTAAGCGTTATACCCGCAGTAGAATTAAGCGAGCTTATCTTTTTGTTTTGCTTAAAAAATATAAATAATTGCATAAAAACCGAAAACTCAAGTTTTCGGTTTTTTAGTGTGGAATATATTACATATGCACAAGTTAAAATAAATTGAAAATACTTTTTTAAAAAATAAAAAGCATAAAATAATTTATAAATTATAAAAAAATAAAAAAGGAAGGAAAAATGCAAAAAAATAGTAAAAAAGTATATTTATACCCTTTTACAACAGGGTATAGACTTGTTTCTTTTTTATCAGGTTTCTTTGTTATTTTAGAAGTTGTAGCACAAGTTCTTATTCCATTTTTCATTAGTGAATTAATGGATAAAGGACTAAAAGTCGGAACGGCAATAACCGATATGCATGCTATTGTGAAATATGGACTTATTATTTTAGGTCTTTCATTTATTTCTCTTATTTTTGGTATTCTAAGTGGTGTCTGTGCTTCTAAAGCTGCAGCTGGACTTGGTAAAAATATTCGTAAAGCTATTTACGAAAATATTGTCTCACTTTCATTTAAGAATTTAGACAAATATTCAAGTGGAAGCTTAATTACTAGAATGACTAATGACATTATTAACGTGCAAAATGCATATTTGGTGATTGTTAGAACTTTAGTTAGAGCACCAATTATGATTGTTTTTGCAATCATAATGGCTTTTGTAAATGCAGCAATGCTTGCTTCAGTATTGATTGGAGTTGTATTTGTACTTGCAATTATTGTCTTTACAATTATGTTTTTAGTATTTAAAAGATACGGATTAATGCTTAGTTCTTATGATAAATTAAATAATAAAATCTCTGAGAATTTAATTGCAATGAGAACAATTAAAGCATTTGCAAAAGAAGAAAAAGAATTTAAAGAATTTGAAAAGCAAACCAAGGATGTGAAAAGAATTTCAATTTATACTGAAAAATTAATGTCGCTTTCACAACCTATTTTCTCGGGAGCTATTTATTTATGTGTTTTTGCGTTTATTTTAATTGCAACAAACCATATGGTCCTTACTCCATTTAATGAATGAACCATTACTCCAGGGGTTTTAGTTTCATTTTTTGGATATATGTTCCAAGTGCTTATTTCGTTTGTGCTTGTTGCTATGAGTGTTGCAACAATTACAATTGCTAAAGCTAGTGTTGGTAGAATTAAAGAAATTTTAGGTGAAAAAAGTTACATTCAAAACCCAGAAAACCCAATTACAGAAGTTAAAAAGGGTTCAATTGAATTTGTTGATGTTTATTTAAAATATAACACACATGCTCAATTAGAAAACTTAAGCAATATTAATTTAAAAATTAATGCAGGTGAAACAATTGGAATTATTGGTGAAACAGGTAGTTCAAAAAGTTCATTAGTTTCACTTTTACCTCGTTTATATGATGTTACCAGCGGAAAGGTTTTAATTGATGGCCACAACGTTAAAGATTATGATGTAGCAACATTAAGAGATGCAGTTTCAATGGTACTTCAAAAAAATACACTCTTTAGCGGAACTATTCGTGAAAACATGCTTTGAGGAAACGAAAATGCAACTGATAGTGAAATTATTGAGGCTTTAAAACAAGCTTCAGCATATGAATTTGTATTCGAAAAAGAAAATGGTTTAGACTCAAAAG is part of the Mycoplasmopsis gallinacea genome and harbors:
- the ruvB gene encoding Holliday junction branch migration DNA helicase RuvB; the protein is MNLDLRPLNFKEFIGQEKIKKTLQVMIKSAKVQNKPIDHILFYGMPGMGKTTLATIIANESDNNIHYVQGSNIEKKSDLISILSILKENDIVFIDEIHSINKGVVEFLYSAMEDFVFDLIIGAEGNSKAMRMKLKPFTLIGATTKLNEIVQPFKDRFGYLCRLSSYTLENMIEIIQKSSNALKIEIQENLIRLIAEYSRSTPRLANHLLKRINDFSISQEQKEIDKRIIMKTFKNLDLYEFGLTKDHIEYMSILKDGFEEKCVSLDTLCGLLLNSKENIINEIEPILLYLKLIEKNSRGRRITSKGIDYLIRQKLHK
- the ruvA gene encoding Holliday junction branch migration protein RuvA, with product MILYKIGEIVYKNFNNLILENKGEGHIVNVANESRYNVGQKIKLYLYDYRTDYLCNTYGFKDFKERLLFVDLIAIDKVGPKIAMAILDKGWELVASWIAEDKWSDLATINFVSEKVAKNICNELQRKWAKITSNISKKTKEDLNNISEVSKTLETLGFKKKQIEYALENLKTKTNIDQMVEDSIKIIATKGQNELGSKAA
- the rpmF gene encoding 50S ribosomal protein L32, producing the protein MAIVPKRKTSKQRKHKRNSHSALTMPNLVACPNCTMMKEQHVVCRECGFYKGQKVAGFVANQDRIAK
- a CDS encoding MnuA family membrane nuclease, producing the protein MKKKRMKKAPIISSVASVAIAAIAIGGYFVYDKFFKTEQTTTNKNISLNKEGFNITHWNILNYGGKNSNKGSLKVTGITEILANLDSSIIGLTEINHGAGDKVANIVERLNKLQSKHNYASIIQNENDAVNPDFENSREQIAVLYDQNVFKPINFNGLTQNQMSFKQPIKFVGADKNTTYTRFPMINYFENKVNGAKVATIFAHFDSPDSNSKNGESDVKLPDNYQGVNISKSGQGSQEVSEAFGLAQVFEFVKKYVDPETTIIFGGDTNIKPNNNAIFQHFEDINKYQTYYNSVDLEIYETSLGSSSSNPYANPYDKFLFIEGKKLDVIDANENPSQQYKELFKYDIVNMFNKYSEKYDRLKYRQLFKKENSTASDSDFNIVRKISDHAPITMTVVYKK
- a CDS encoding nucleotidyltransferase, translating into MFLREKRPHVGIVVEYNPFHNGHIYQIEQIKKMFPNCKITVAMSYKYSQRGEIIIAPWRVRKKYAKKYGVDKFVKLHTDISAQAAHIFASEAVLKLAKKSINYLVFGSETNDVDLFLKIANLIKNNSDQYNLLIKKYLKQKGNSFPRATNLALSELSGSNITMPNDILGLEYVKTIVNHNLDITPISILRTIDFHSEETNNQFASASKIRSMLVNGEDISPFTPIPRYKMTSKNISDTYKKFQKIVINTQKEKLAKMKMITEGMENLFKKNIHLETYEEFVEACVSKRYTRSRIKRAYLFVLLKKYK
- a CDS encoding ABC transporter ATP-binding protein, which encodes MQKNSKKVYLYPFTTGYRLVSFLSGFFVILEVVAQVLIPFFISELMDKGLKVGTAITDMHAIVKYGLIILGLSFISLIFGILSGVCASKAAAGLGKNIRKAIYENIVSLSFKNLDKYSSGSLITRMTNDIINVQNAYLVIVRTLVRAPIMIVFAIIMAFVNAAMLASVLIGVVFVLAIIVFTIMFLVFKRYGLMLSSYDKLNNKISENLIAMRTIKAFAKEEKEFKEFEKQTKDVKRISIYTEKLMSLSQPIFSGAIYLCVFAFILIATNHMVLTPFNEWTITPGVLVSFFGYMFQVLISFVLVAMSVATITIAKASVGRIKEILGEKSYIQNPENPITEVKKGSIEFVDVYLKYNTHAQLENLSNINLKINAGETIGIIGETGSSKSSLVSLLPRLYDVTSGKVLIDGHNVKDYDVATLRDAVSMVLQKNTLFSGTIRENMLWGNENATDSEIIEALKQASAYEFVFEKENGLDSKVEEGGNNFSGGQKQRLCIARALLKKSKIIVLDDSTSAVDNNTDRKIREEFSNNLKDVTKLIIAQRITSIENADRIIVLDDGKVSGYDTHENLLKNNEFYANLWKDQLAGGVNE